GTTCCCCTCACAATCTGACAGGTCAGGAGATTTTTTTGCAAGGAAGAGTGGGATAAAAATGGGCAAAGATGTGCTAAGCTGAGATACTCTTATTCAAAAAGACTGGCTGCTGTATTAAAAGCAAAAGATGCTTCAAACAAGCCGTTCTGAAGTTTTCACCTGACTGAGCCATTAAATTAGGCACTCCCTCTCATTCCAAAACtctgccctccaaagataattttgtgacgaaaacagagcaaaagagcagcattgtttgttccatttgctgtcaaattcaacagtggcacaatagcgccatCAACTGACAAACTTTATGAATCATATCCTCAATGATCAGCTTCAAAGACAACATTATGAGAGCGAGCAAAATGAGTGACATTTTAAAAACGTGACAATGTGCGTGGTCCGCAGACACATTTTGTTTGcggtttacaaagtctacagctgtcagaatctggtgagatatctcaggacacttatttcattaatatcgtaggacatttttttgcatacttttccatgaaaaaacagcacctttaaggggtgtgcacacttatgcaaccagatTTTTGAATTTGGTTGTTTGCATTTGATCAAAAAGacctgacatgatttatcttggATTCATTTCTTAACATTTCAAACACGTGcgtttttaacaggggtgtgtagacatTTTATAGccactaataaaaaaatatgtacagtacCACTATCCCTGACAAGTGAATGATTTGTTCCCTTACTTACTGCACCCACATTTAATACTCAACTAGAACTGTATATAAAGACAACATTAACCTCCCTCTCCAATTTCAAAGAGTTAGTTTAAGACAAGCAGCAGACGGGTAAAAACTATTGTAAACGAATCAAATAAAGCATTAAAACAGACAGCTTAATGTATCTGTGATTCCTGTTAATGGGAGTCAAAACTAGCGGTATGAATCTTTAGGCATCTCATGTTTCTATTTGATTTTGAATCGAGTCATACTTTGATTCAAAAATGATCCTTGATGCACCACAGTTCTTCAGCAACATCACATTCATGCAAACCTTGTGCAAGTGAAGGTGGCTTGTTGCCAAATTCTGTGTAACgcataaaagccagactaaaCTATGTCTTTTCTGTTCTGATATATTTCCCCACCACTCCGAATCGCTCAAAACAGAAAGGGATCCAAAAAGAGGACATCTGATTCATCCCCTTACAAAAAGGCAACAAACGTTAAAAAGTTTAGTTCATTTAAACTTTTTCCCTGTTATAACCGAACCTCAGCAGTAGCCACTTCAATTCCACAACCCTCTGGCATCCTCCTGCAGAGCAGCAGATGATGGATGAGTGACATAACGTAGAACTCAGTGGTGAGGATGCAAGTTCTGGTTATGTGGACTACACCCGGATCTGGAACTGGCCTTGTTGAAGCTGCAGGCGGAACAGTTTACAGTTGGCGATCCGTAGGGAGGCACAGCTTGTTTTACTCAGATCAGAGGACATGAGTGATCTGGTAGGGTGCCAGGTCCCTGTGCTTCTGCGGAACTCCCGGACATAGTCAAAGTTATTGCCTGCAGACAAAACATCAAGAAATAAATATTATGTAGTGGGTAAGCTCCATACAAACACAGGTATGTGCACTTAGCAGTTTTGGGGAGTAAGAAATTAAAAGTGGTGATACTACTAATTTAAGTTTTCACCTCCAGATAATAGtttgctacatggcccagtgtgattattaaacccccaaaagctgtgatttaataaaaaattaaaaaaatcttaacattattatttaaaaaaaaaaacaatttaaatatttatataaatatataaattaccaaATCTGTgtgaattcataaaaataaaaagaaaattgcgGTCTGACCGTCATCTTTGTCTTGAGTTCACAACTCAAATACAGGGTTCCCACTTTTATCAAGGCACAGACTTCCaggaaaatgctttgaattcTTATCAGCTTACCTGTGTCAAGTTCTCCTACTACATATACACTTGGACCAATGGGTACAGCTCCATACACAAAGGATGATGTGGCTTGTATACAGAGGTTTTGGTCATCTAAAAGCATCCACCTGCAGGCAATAAAAAACGAATAAGAGACAAGCATCTGCATGAACATGACTCCAGTCTGTCGGAGTGTTGTTTTGAAGAACAAACATCTGTCCGGGGACTGCAGATGAAAAATAGCCTTCTGGCTAATTCTGGCATATTGGCAGCAATGTTAATTAATAtgcactgtccctgtaataataaataaataaataaacacacctTTTCAGTTCATCATGGAAAAACTCAGACTTGGCGATGGTCATCTGACTGGACTCTGTATTGTCAGCGTCTCTGTTCCTAACACCACCAAACACGTAGAGCTCTTGTCCAACGCCACAAGCTACTGCTCCAAACCTGTGGACAGAAATTAAGCTATCTGCAGTTAGCCATTAATAATTTATTCCACAAGTGAAAGTGTTCAATTACAAGGGATTATTGAGAAAAAGTGTGTCATATTGCAGCAAGCACCTTTTTGTAGAATAAAGCAACATCTTCTCAAAGTCTTCAACTCATGTgattgtacatcattttaaacagatTTGTCAAAACTACAATTCTACTATAActatttctttctgtttaaagGTTCAGCAATAAACTAATAAATCACTGATTGCAACTTGAAGTACACATATGGACATCATTACTCTACATCCCAAAACAAGAACATCTAGAAAAATGACTATTTATTTTGCTCCAGATGGTGAAAAGGTCTAATGTTTCCAGTTACATGGGATAGACAGATAGGTCCCATGTCTACTACTGTTCTAAAGACACATCTGCAAGGCATCAAACATAACAGGGTGTGTCTAACAATTCAGCCATTGTAAGACCTTTATGAAGACTCACTGCTGCCTTCCCAATGATATCTCTTTAATTATGACATTTATCTGCATCATAGACAGGATGGGGAGAAGACGCTCCCCAAATCTGCATAAACAAAGTGTGTGCCACTTCAAGCGCTCAAAATATTTGTGGTTTGAAATGCATGGGGCCAAAGATGCAGTGAATGTCTTCATATGTTTCACAATTAAACAGTAGAGGACAGTTTTGTAACTTGACACATTTTTGCCAATAAAAATATAGACCTTTACACATTATGTCACCAATAAAAGGTATACGCTCCTCATTTGataacaatttgtattttttgataaaaaaggtttttgtgaatgacacacacacacacacacacacacacacacacaaaaattgttTTTGAACATATTCAAAACATATTACTGttctcatgtttatatttttcctCATTTAGAAGTCATGGTGCattaaagtgtctgctaaatgaactAGAAGAAAATGCagtattgtgggtggttgccagggcattgctaaatGTTTGCCAAGGTGTTCCGTCTGTTTTTCGAGGCTTACTGCCCCAAGTCAAAAGATCCCATTCCAAagcctctatgatattctggtctctagccTCATGTCTCTGCTGTAGTTAATGGGAGTTTCATACACCAGGTGAAATCACTTCAAAAGTTTTGGACCGAAAGTTAAAACTTAGGTTAAGAGGTTTGTTAAAATCACTATTATGAGAAGTATgagaaatagtaatagtaaaacatctaatatatgtaaatgtatcaCTTAACCTGCGCTCCTTAAGTGGACAGACTGCGGTCCACTGCTGAGTTCTGGGGTCATAGAACTCCACAGAGTCATTCACCTTTCCATATGATCCACCACCCATTACATAGAGCCTCTTTTTCATGGTGGCACAGCAACCAAACTAGAAAATGGAGATCCAcacaacacacatccacataaGTATGAGAAGTATAAGTGCATTCCAATATAAGCGTGCAAATTTTTACagcaaaaacatttatacatcacCTTGCGCTCTGTGGTCATTTTGGGTTGGGGTCTCCAGATGTTACAATGGGGGTCAAACACCTCCATCGTGAGCAGAACCTCAGTGTCCTTGTTTTCCCCTCCCAGAACATAAATCAGTCCATCCAGCTCGGCAATTCCAAAGTGTTGTCGGGCCTTCAACAGAAACAAGAAAATACAGTAGCACAATTGTGACACCTGCTGGTATATGCAACTACATCACAGTTTCCATTTAAATGAGAacatattttgcatatttaacCAGGTAGTAAATTACATATTGTACATAAGTAAATCCCAATAACATAAATGATTCTCTCTGAACAAATTATGTATGTACATGCATTCAATATGCCAAAACGAATATAGGTCAATGTAGTGCAATTAAAAGGTTTACCACACTGCCCCATGTGGAGACTTTTGGTATTGGCGTTCATTTTTGTTTAAACTTTCCAACGTCTGAATTGATTTTTTGGATATTCTGTACATGTTTGGCAGGAATACCTGCATCATTGCTGGGATTGGCGTCCAGGTATTAGTCTCTGGGTCATATTTCTCTCCACTGCTCAACTCAGTTTTGTTCTCATTCATTCCTCCTATGGCAAACAGGTATCCCTCTATTCGGAGAGACAAGCCAACATTATACAAGTAATAAAAATGGAAGCAAGCACTTTGATCCTCAGCCAATGCATGTCTGCCACATATCTGTCAGTCTACTGTGTTAGAACCAAAGATCTATTTCCCAAATGCGTAAGGGAGAGTGTCAGTCATCCTGTCCCATTGTTATCACTCTTATTAGTCaaataatcatttacatttatatttatgcatttggcagacgcttttatccaaagcgacttacagtgcacttattacagggacaatccccccggagcaacctggagttaagtgccttgctcaagggcccaacagtggcatcttggtggtgctgaggcttgaacccccgaccttctggtcagtaaccctgagcctcaaccactgagccgccACTGCCCCATATGTAATCATATGTAAATATTTCTAGTCTTCTACTGTCAACAGTCGTTTGAAAAGTTATCTATCATCCAGAAGGGCAGAGATTTACAGTGATCCCAAATGGTatatggacacttaagccacacttaaccAACTAATTTTTAGTGGACACAGGTGTCACagtagagtaaccacaggtgcagTAACCACTTTACTGACATGAAAATCCAACGTGTCTTAATTGATAGTTAAAAATAAGCATTATAACAGACCTGCTGACACTACCCCATGTCCAATGCGCCTCTCACTCATAGACTGCAATTCGATCCACAGTTGCCTGTTACGGTCGTAAAGAGGACACAAGCAGCGTGCTGCTGCCGTGGGCTTTTGAGAGCTAAATTACAAATCGAACACAGTACAAAAAATTCATAAACATTCACTCTGAAGTTTcacttaacacacacaaaaaagggtAAAATAAACCAGATCTCTTCTAATCAAGTTTTAATTACACCgatcagcctcaacattaaaaccacctgcctaatattatgtaggtccccctcgtgctgccaaaataactccaacccgcatctcagaatagcattcggagatgctattcttctcaccacaattgtacagtgcgcTTATCTGAGACACcaaagactttgtcagttctattctctgttgacctctctcatgggtcactggatgttttctgccaccattctgagtaaattctagagactgttgtgtgtgaaaatcccaagagatcagcagtaacacaaacactcaaaccagcccatctggcaccaacaatcatccatgtgattatctaatcagccaatcgtgtggcagcagtgcataaaatcatgcagatacaggtcatgaacttcagttaatgttcacatcaaccattagaatagggggaaaagaaaattctctcattgaaTTGgaccatggatgattgttggtgccagaccaggtgctggtttgagtatttctttaactgctgatctcctgggattttcacgcacaacagtcttcaaaatttactaagaatggtgcaaaaaaccaaacatccagtgagcggaaattctgcagatggaaacggcggtcaacagagaatggctagactggttcgaactgacaaagtctatgttaactcagataatcgctctgtacaactgtggtgagaagaatagcatctcagaatgctattctgatatgtgggttggcgctgttttggcagcacgagggtaaactacacaatattaggcaggcggttttaatgttgtggctgatcagtgtatatttacacatgttaacacTCACTTCCTGTCCTCACCCCCCACTATTACGATACACTCGGAGTAGCCGCGGGGTTTAAACGCAGCAAGCAGTGCCTCCCCCTGCTGCtctgctcccccagagactccatGCAGCACTTCCCTATCACCTCCCTCATCAGGGGGTCTCCCAACATCTGCTCCTGGAGGTAGCACTTGTCCAAGCTTTGAACCCACACAGCAGACATTACCTCTTTCATATAGACCTAGAGAAAAGGTACAGAAGAAGCAACTATCAGACAGTCTGAAAAAGTAGCTAAAATGTAGGGATGTTTGCACTTTCATATGCTCTAAATAAGTTACATGTAAATTTCCGTTTTAAAGACCACAAGATTTGAAGGTTTGTCATTATTTGACATAaatcaacataacaaaatgagacaaatgaattgaaaatgtaatttactacTAAAGCCATAAAAAACCACCCTGAATGGTTTTTGAGTGAGTATATGGAAATGTGCTTCATGGGCATATCCTGTTCATTCGGTCTACATAACTTGCAAAATAACAATAAACCTTATTTCTCTTTAAACCTCATCTGGTTAAATATGtggggaaatatatatatatatgtacagtgtgtgtgtgtgtctgaaaaaaaaaaacctttatctGGTGAAAATATATGCTATAAAAAAATCATAGTAAGGAAACCCTTCAGACATTCTATAAATcggttttaaaaactattggatGATTACTTTATCATTCTTTTCCACATCCTTAGTTAGTGATActagcaaaatccactattgttaGTCCTTTAACAGCAGCAGAATATAAcatcttatttttttctgttcaaaCAGGTATACATTGCATATTCTTTTACACTGgcggcaaaaagtttggaataatgtacagatttagcggtttcgaaaggaaattggtactttaattcaccaaagtggcattcaactgatcacaaagtatagtcagga
The sequence above is a segment of the Xyrauchen texanus isolate HMW12.3.18 chromosome 29, RBS_HiC_50CHRs, whole genome shotgun sequence genome. Coding sequences within it:
- the LOC127623005 gene encoding LOW QUALITY PROTEIN: gigaxonin-like (The sequence of the model RefSeq protein was modified relative to this genomic sequence to represent the inferred CDS: inserted 1 base in 1 codon), translating into MVINSAGYGQWSLTSQSILNSIENPLMPNKRGDMEKYAGSVVSDPQHSQKLLRALLSFRQYDCYQDAVLVLEGEEIPVQKNILAAASPYIRTKLNYNPPKEDGSVYKIDLQGISVATMKQILDYIFSGEVTLSEDTIQDVVQAADLLLLTDLKSLCCQFLESCITAENCIGIRVFSLLYCLHHVYHVATEFLQTHFRDVANTEEFLEQPPDRLCELLSIEKLNVGNERHVLEAVVRWLSHDIEARRVYMKEVMSAVWVQSLDKCYLQEQMLGDPLMREVIGKCCMESLGEQXQQGEALLAAFKPRGYSECIVIVGGEDRNSQKPTAAARCLCPLYDRNRQLWIELQSMSERRIGHGVVSAEGYLFAIGGMNENKTELSSGEKYDPETNTWTPIPAMMQARQHFGIAELDGLIYVLGGENKDTEVLLTMEVFDPHCNIWRPQPKMTTERKFGCCATMKKRLYVMGGGSYGKVNDSVEFYDPRTQQWTAVCPLKERRFGAVACGVGQELYVFGGVRNRDADNTESSQMTIAKSEFFHDELKRWMLLDDQNLCIQATSSFVYGAVPIGPSVYVVGELDTGNNFDYVREFRRSTGTWHPTRSLMSSDLSKTSCASLRIANCKLFRLQLQQGQFQIRV